One window of Athalia rosae chromosome 2, iyAthRosa1.1, whole genome shotgun sequence genomic DNA carries:
- the LOC105691446 gene encoding nucleolar protein 9: protein MSTNDIDNANVSIEGRGKGIKRKKKKSFIQNARKYGRKGTYGRGSHLDEDTYQYMVRVLELMRDDAFPSSEEKLIFVNNVYEQTLEHEVDYACNQIGSRVIDSLMSYASLEVINRIATAFMEMLRPICSDRFASHVLQKILTVCAERGTRHLNKEESKEITIAVKDEDVKIYNEWLLKLSKYVMNNMEEFVWDTYANHIIRTVIELLGGLIVNCPAGSDNKSKKNAEYDLTKRKVVPQDYSELLLEICRRLSSWPQLPEFPRSESTSGLLQVLLYSVKDVDKKVSKVLAKKVVTDCFPGEDELQISSAFQSESSMRLLEACIAVARPKLYIKIHAKFFVTRLGKLSVMVGANFTVQRLFNHCQVKEELEMMFDEISTHFGEILEKKHFGVIASIGNACRRLQARQGAFVNALSKALHCDEPIDKQDTIALVVAQMVPSDKLPSRETGGEYRVNLHGSLILQSILHFNKPIKIVNSLLMANGSDLRILFTDPRGSRVMDAFAESKFIGEKSREKMARRLSGNWVQLACSKHGSRSLEKVWQWSPLKQKLWIIEELASAGASMQATETGKIISSKLNVPLFARSRKDWIEALGKEEKTKALFADIIGDPDKKK from the coding sequence ATGTCGACTAACGACATTGACAATGCAAATGTGTCGATCGAAGGCCGGGGGAAGGGCATAAAacgtaagaagaagaaatcattcattcaaaatgcTCGTAAATACGGTCGCAAAGGAACCTACGGTCGAGGCAGCCACTTGGATGAAGATACGTACCAATATATGGTCAGAGTTTTGGAGTTGATGCGAGACGATGCGTTTCCTAGCTCTGAAGAAAAACTTATATTTGTGAACAACGTCTACGAACAAACGTTGGAGCACGAAGTTGACTACGCCTGCAATCAGATAGGCTCCAGGGTGATAGACTCGCTGATGAGTTATGCCAGTTTGGAAGTAATAAACAGGATTGCTACCGCCTTCATGGAGATGTTAAGACCGATATGTAGCGATAGGTTTGCCAGCCATGTTCTACAGAAAATATTAACTGTTTGTGCCGAAAGAGGAACACGTCATTTAAACAAAGAGGAATCCAAGGAGATTACTATTGCTGTTAAAGATGAagatgtgaaaatttataatgaaTGGTTATTGAAGCTAAGTAAGTACGTCATGAATAACATGGAAGAATTCGTTTGGGATACATATGCAAATCACATCATTAGAACAGTCATTGAGTTGCTCGGTGGTTTAATAGTTAACTGCCCAGCTGGTTCAGATAacaaaagcaagaaaaatGCAGAATATGATTTGACTAAGCGAAAAGTCGTTCCTCAAGATTACAGCGAACTACTTTTAGAGATATGTAGAAGACTAAGCTCTTGGCCACAGCTGCCAGAATTTCCTCGCTCTGAATCTACTTCTGGATTGCTGCAGGTGCTGCTGTACTCTGTGAAAGATGTTGACAAAAAAGTGAGCAAAGTTCTAGCAAAGAAGGTAGTTACGGATTGTTTTCCAGGAGAAGATGAACTCCAGATATCTTCTGCTTTTCAATCTGAAAGTTCCATGCGGCTCCTAGAAGCCTGCATAGCAGTTGCAAGGCCCAAACTCTATATAAAAATCCAtgccaaatttttcgtcaCAAGACTCGGCAAGCTCTCTGTAATGGTCGGAGCAAATTTCACAGTTCAACGACTGTTCAATCACTGTCAAGTAAAAGAAGAACTGGAAATGATGTTCGATGAGATCTCAACTCACTTCGGAgagatattagaaaaaaaacattttgggGTCATAGCGAGTATTGGGAATGCCTGTAGAAGGCTACAGGCAAGGCAAGGAGCATTTGTTAATGCTCTGTCAAAGGCTTTACACTGTGATGAGCCGATTGATAAGCAGGATACAATAGCTTTGGTGGTGGCGCAAATGGTTCCTTCAGATAAATTACCATCAAGAGAAACTGGAGGGGAGTATCGTGTGAATTTACATGGAAGTCTGATTCTGCAGTCAATACTTCACTTCAACAAGCCAATAAAGATTGTGAATTCCTTGCTAATGGCAAATGGAAGCGATCTACGAATCTTGTTCACGGATCCCAGAGGCAGTAGGGTGATGGACGCCTTTGCTGAAAGCAAATTCATTGGAGAAAAAAGCAGGGAAAAAATGGCGAGAAGACTGAGTGGGAATTGGGTGCAGTTGGCATGTTCTAAGCACGGATCAAGAAGCTTAGAGAAAGTTTGGCAGTGGTCGCCattgaaacaaaaactttGGATAATCGAGGAATTAGCATCTGCAGGAGCATCCATGCAGGCGACTGAAACAGGCAAAATTATATCCAGCAAATTGAACGTTCCACTTTTTGCCAGAAGCAGAAAGGATTGGATAGAAGCCTTGGGcaaggaggaaaaaacaaaggcCTTATTTGCAGATATCATCGGGGATCCtgacaaaaagaaataa
- the LOC105691501 gene encoding oxidative stress-induced growth inhibitor 1-like: MLEHSHHEQESGESDIYYKDVVIIGNGPSGICLSYMLAGNWPYYTGEPHPGDEMLTARLASESGSGLASNTRWGLEWLSLGLEGRNGGKPLSILMDHLQHPCTDAGLDLPPLLTWHPPGTNGESANHKVFDHVVLGKGPPGGSWQAMDPNVLTISLSRWMSLPGLDFRSWELMVEAEQREAHDQTLAAMGASNLVTNYSYLTHEKVSSSKGLGRVLVGTVAKYFRDYVRRQKLEKYFWCGTTVTSVRPAHNENDGDNAQNATEYGWLVEGVENDTGKRFQYRCKRVVLATGATDYSNRLGLPGEDSSYKWLTHDLNDLETKLDAIATQHRREGGPVDPVLIVGAGLSAADAVTAARFKGIPVLHVFRRNYNNGINNTEDWPNNNGKGTNSGSDRLRWLPPSMYPEYHKVYEMMADGGTNYPLYQALANYNLVDLHPHSDFSNNEKKFVTLCAPNGELESFAVSVVAILIGSRPDLSFLDNGGLGLGTDPTRPTDGRSNPILVDDFTYEVKHAPAKGLYALGPLAGDNFVRFIPGGAFGVLTHILNTLSNTIQRAKKK, translated from the exons ATGTTAGAGCATAGTCACCACGAACAAGAGTCGGGGGAGAGCGACATTTACTACAAAGATGTTGTTATCATCG gGAACGGACCCAGTGGTATATGCCTTTCGTACATGCTGGCGGGAAACTGGCCTTATTACACAGGAGAACCTCACCCCGGCGATGAAATGTTGACTGCACGTCTTGCCAGTGAAAGTGGCAGCGGTTTGGCTTCAAATACACGATGGGGACTCGAATGGTTATCTCTGGGACTGGAAGGCAGGAATGGCGGAAAACCCCTATCCATTTTAATGGATCATTTGCAGCATCCGTGCACTGACGCAGGACTCGATTTGCCACCTCTACTAACGTGGCACCCACCTGGTACAAATGGTGAATCGGCAAACCACAAAGTTTTCGATCACGTTGTGCTGGGCAAAGGTCCACCTGGCGGTTCTTGGCAG GCAATGGATCCCAACGTGTTAACGATCAGTCTGAGCAGATGGATGTCTTTGCCTGGTCTCGATTTCAGGAGTTGGGAATTGATGGTAGAAGCCGAACAGCGCGAAGCACACGATCAGACTCTGGCCGCTATGGGAGCCTCTAATTTAGTCACAAATTACTCATATTTGACCCATGAAAAAGTGAGCAGCTCTAAAGGATTAGGGAGAGTTTTGGTCGGTACAGTAGCCAAATACTTCAGGGACTATGTGCGCCGACAAAAgctagaaaaatatttttggtg TGGAACGACTGTGACGTCTGTAAGACCAGCGCACAATGAAAACGATGGTGATAACGCACAAAACGCAACGGAATACGGATGGCTGGTAGAAGGTGTAGAAAATGACACCGGAAAACGTTTTCAGTATCGATGTAAGAGGGTAGTTCTAGCAACAGGCGCAACGGACTATTCTAATCGTTTAGGACTACCTGGCGAAGATTCTAGCTATAAATGGCTTACTCACGATCTCAACGATCTAGAAACAAAACTCGATGCTATAGCTACGCAAC ATCGCAGGGAAGGTGGACCAGTTGATCCAGTTTTGATTGTCGGAGCAGGTCTGAGTGCGGCAGATGCGGTAACAGCTGCTCGATTCAAAGGTATACCAGTCCTACATGTTTTTCGGAGGAACTACAACAACGGTATCAACAATACGGAAGATTGGCCCAACAATAATGGCAAGGGAACCAACAGTGGCAGTGACAGACTGCGCTGGCTCCCTCCGTCTATGTACCCCGAGTACCACAAAGTTTACGAAATGATGGCTGATGGAGGAACCAATTATCCCTTGTATCAAGCTCTTGCGAATTACAATCTTGTCGACCTACATCCTCATTCGGATTTCTCAAACAATGAGAAGAAATTTGTTACCTTATGCGCACCTAATGGAGAACTTGAATCATTCGCGGTCTCAGTTGTGGCCATCCTAATTG GCTCGCGACCGGACCTATCATTCTTGGATAACGGTGGTCTTGGACTAGGAACGGATCCGACCCGCCCTACCGATGGACGATCAAATCCTATCCTAGTGGATGATTTTACGTACGAAGTAAAGCATGCACCAGCTAAAGGTCTATACGCCCTTGGACCTCTCGCAGGGGacaatttcgttcgttttattccgGGCGGAGCCTTTGGAGTTCTCACACACATACTGAACACATTATCTAATACGATCCagagagccaaaaaaaaatga
- the LOC105691460 gene encoding protein fuzzy homolog — MTAHVMCISSAGGIPIFIRKKGDGDMLTFSKMASLNGVHMFLKSQNMELLRTDMPDTSVVWKEFEGSILLIAIASGTTNNVLNRFLDAVFSAMVLIVGIDEIKNLRIIERLKRDLRVCNPIIDRLLESLDIGDRICAKTDLIDMTETIMSPENHLLQSCLEGYMECLDSLYGCVLVHGCLAVATESWWSLDPIERKLLIIAATTEGICTARDFPVFLPNKSPNVAFRLVSVTLVNHVEVLALCGPTPELADTERLAIQCWRSSIDILRAVEQCYPRNFPTSISLDSEILGFLLVNHVVGKFILSRNSQNCKNRVSGTHRLDILRTFYYQAVETFLLAASFSEQGAMENDHLSQPSTTRGQDKFEGAKETYWCSEYHKCHALKEGDHVFCVLYTSIVPTHTMRLITQKTMKTLLADKQVF; from the exons ATGACAGCTCACGTAATGTGCATATCATCTGCAGGAGGAATTCCAATATTTATCAGGAAAAAGGGAGATGGAGATATG ttgactttttcaaaaatggcaTCACTGAATGGAGTCCACATGTTTTTGAAATCCCAGAACATGGAACTACTGCGCACAGATATGCCGGACACAAGTGTAGTTTGGAAGGAGTTCGAAGGAAGCATCTTACTGATAGCAATTGCTAGCGGAACGACTAACAATGTTTTGAACAGATTCTTGGATGCAGTGTTTAGTGCAATGGTCCTCATCGTTGGTATTGACGAGATAAAGAATCTACGAATTATAGAAAGGCTCAAGAGGGACTTACGAGTCTGTAATCCAATAATTGATAGACTTTTGGAAAGTCTTGACATTGGAGATCGGATTTGTGCCAAAACTGATCTAATCGACATGACTGAGACTATTATGAGCCCAGAAAATCACTTACTGCAG AGCTGCCTCGAGGGATACATGGAATGTCTTGATTCATTGTATGGCTGTGTTTTGGTACACGGTTGCTTAGCCGTTGCTACTGAGAGTTGGTGGTCTCTTGATCCGATTGAGAGGAAACTTTTAATTATTGCAGCTACGACTGAAGGGATCTGTACAGCTAGAGATTTTCCAGTATTTCTACCAAATAAAAGTCCAAAT GTTGCCTTCAGGCTGGTGTCTGTGACCTTAGTTAACCACGTTGAAGTCTTAGCTTTATGTGGACCCACTCCTGAATTAGCTGACACTGAACGATTAGCAATTCAATGCTGGCGGAGTAGTATTGATATTCTACGAGCTGTAGAACAATGTTATCCCAGAAATTTCCCTACTAGCATATCTTTGGATTCTGAGATACTTGG attCTTATTAGTAAATCATGTAGTAGGAAAGTTTATTCTGAGTCGTAACTCGCAGAACTGCAAGAACCGAGTCAGTGGTACCCATAGACTAGACATTCTACGAACATTTTATTACCAAGCTGTAGAAACCTTTCTACTGGCTGCATCATTTTCTGAACAGGGAGCTATGGAAAATGATCACCTATCGCAGCCATCTACGACTAGAGGTCAAGATAAATTTGAAGGAGCTAAAGAAACATACTGGTGTTCGGAATACCACAAGTGTCATGCTCTAAAAGAAGGCGATCATGTATTCTGTGTTTTATACACTTCGATAGTTCCCACTCACACGATGAGACTGATCACCCAAAAGACAATGAAAACGTTACTGGCAGATAAACAAGTCTTCTGA
- the LOC105691437 gene encoding integrator complex subunit 8: protein MDVDLLRPGTVPISPDTILWFEFLLNPSLLYEYLSKPLPDPSPTDLMIKFMTINFEQRENDVKAIEADPNEPKQSTPHKWSLKNLALKILSLKVAAYLKWDLDTLETKLPLPLQISLLQDLFYIATDNVVEIPMIPDFSRDAMIDQVLFTVVLYYRWHLRAIVYKSLNNRQAKQPFIHIPGIQETTYIPPGLTDDIIRKLETYLPNTINALNEILELNDMKPKVLSFETFVMLTEDSTECKQNWENMYSISADEFKCQIHYDLAVFYLLREDYQSAKRHVAGAQELFRKFDTSRPLIYCTIKKEYLDGYCLACDIPVENIKPDLMQQMHASIKDQYTNIVQVLQADNVTREIPQVYRDNLELDIQGGMVNRTITVARDLLIQIQCLNLVRKVLENEILLGDYIAEIKAAGTKGLNTLFWAFGNIVERATEIDKKQISRFLLYLVLSGDIDGLASKILEDVNFRGLFNENELLEVMREAEQKGVEIPDLLMDNEWGIQPVTYTQNSRMDIGSLEQRIILSYNPHEIRELLIRLASLNPRNPLWRLNNCWELPIPLQSVAMSLPRGLLQDYSYVLLAKSRELVTSKDFVGAKEMLNVLEREAQLLVAGGNSLILKLCQLVAWEVLLIEILHCLYVWPASEVCDMQTLVGKCKQCLGALQATDQVIPRQEIIEYCTIFLLNMAEWDYLTSIEKRWSYSEFAAAVSSVCQDIVKYKGSRKFSREAWDMILVVFGPSQQSQKRSSSGSSANSASRDAVIAITGALSRLREPTALTVATSLLARLHNVLRDESSLELHAQYLNLWPATVPNANSYNTRTIGECLFQLLTQALKYYPSNISWLKLMADLNFVLGFHESAMKYYLEATMVASDLFRQPVPRTQIDDLVYRRMIKCCTHLQCYTQATVLCQFLDEVDYALAFKMISSDQKSCAAADAMDAYYHCIWDTTILEFLIHLHTKRGEHHRKQLAIKVIGLLELNSNNNEEIQREAANIRKATFLRALAKQYVY, encoded by the exons ATGGATGTAGACTTGCTGCGTCCAGGAACCGTTCCTATTTCCCCCGACACGATATTGTGGTTTGAATTTCTCTTGAATCCATCTTTACTGTACGAATATCTCTCCAAGCCCTTGCCAG ACCCATCTCCCACGGATttgatgataaaattcatgacgataaattttgaacagCGAGAGAATGACGTCAAGGCAATAGAAGCTGATCCGAACGAGCCAAAGCAAAGTACTCCACACAAATGGTCGCTCAAAAATTTAGCCCTAAAAATCCTTTCTCTAAAAGTAGCTGCGTATTTGAAATGGGACTTGGATACACTAGAGACGAAATTACCATTACCTCTGCAGATATCACTTCTACAGGACCTATTTTACATAGCAACAGACAACGTTGTTGAGATTCCTATGATACCAGACTTTTCTAGAGATGCAATGATTGATCAGGTCTTGTTCACCGTTGTTCTTTACTACAGGTGGCATCTTAGAGCCATTGTTTACAAATCACTTAATAATAGGCAGGCCAAGCAACCATTTATTCACAT TCCTGGGATACAAGAAACAACTTATATTCCACCGGGACTAACTGATGATATAATAAGAAAGCTGGAGACCTATCTTCCTAATACAATTAATGCTTTAAATGAAATTCTAGAATTGAATGACATGAAACCTAAAGTATTGTCGTTTGAGACTTTTGTTATGTTAACTGAGGATAGCACAGAATGTAAACAAAACTGGGAGAATATGTACAGTATAAGTGCAGATGAATTCAAGTGTCAG ATTCACTATGATCTTGCAGTATTCTACTTATTGAGGGAAGATTACCAAAGTGCAAAGCGTCATGTGGCTGGTGCGCAAGAGCTTTTTAGGAAATTTGATACATCGAGACCATTGATATATTGTACAATTAAAAAAGAATACCTGGATGGATACTGCTTAGCCTGCGATATACCTGTTGAAAACATAAAACCTGATTTGATGCAACAAATGCACGCGTCTATCAAAGACCAGTACACG AACATCGTCCAAGTTCTACAAGCTGATAATGTGACAAGAGAAATTCCACAGGTTTACCGTGATAATTTGGAACTGGATATTCAGGGTGGGATGGTAAACAGGACAATCACTGTAGCCCGGGATTTATTAATACAAATCCAGTGCCTCAATTTGGTTAGAAAGGTcctggaaaatgaaattcttctcGGTGACTACATTGCAGAAATTAAGGCTGCTGGTACCAAAGGACTGAATACACTTTTCTGG GCTTTCGGCAATATTGTCGAAAGGGCCACCGAAATAGATAAGAAgcaaatttctcgttttctgtTATACCTGGTTTTGAGTGGTGACATCGATGGGCTTGCTAGCAAGATTTTAGAAGATGTTAATTTCAGAGGATTATTTAATGAGAATGAATTGCTGGAAGTTATGCGCGAGGCTGAACAGAAGGGTGTTGAAATCCCAGATTTATTAATGGATAATGAGTGGGGTATTCAACCCGTGACTTACACAC AGAACTCAAGAATGGACATAGGAAGTTTGGAACAACGAATAATTCTGTCCTACAATCCGCATGAAATACGTGAACTCTTGATTCGTCTTGCAAGTCTGAATCCCAGAAATCCATTATGGCGTCTAAATAACTGTTGGGAATTGCCAATTCCTCTCCAAAGTGTTGCAATGTCATTACCCAGAGGTTTGCTACAGGACTATTCATATGTACTGTTAGCGAAGAGTCGCGAGCTCGTTACATCCAAAGATTTTGTCGGCGCTAAAGAAATGCTCAACGTCTTGGAACGAGAAGCACAGTTACTCGTTGCTGGTGGAAATAGTTTAATCTTAAAATTGTGTCAACTCGTAGCATGGGAGGTCCTGCTGATTGAAATACTGCACTGTCTTTATGTTTGGCCAGCTAGTGAAGTTT GTGATATGCAAACTTTAGTTGGAAAGTGCAAACAGTGCCTTGGTGCTCTGCAAGCCACAGACCAAGTTATTCCACGGCAAGAGATAATAGAATATTGCACTATCTTCTTGTTGAACATGGCTGAGTGGGACTATCTAACAAGTATAGAAAAAAGGTGGAGTTACTCAGAGTTTGCAGCCGCTGTTAGTAGCGTCTGTCAAGATATCGTGAAATACAAAGGAAGTAGGAAATTTTCCAGAGAGGCATGGGACatga TTTTGGTCGTCTTTGGACCCAGCCAGCAATCACAAAAGCGCAGCAGCAGTGGATCCAGTGCAAACAGTGCATCGCGAGATGCTGTTATTGCAATAACTGGAGCACTAAGCCGACTTCGAGAACCTACAGCTTTAACAGTGGCAACTTCCCTATTGGCACGACTGCACAATGTTCTACGCGACGAATCTAGCCTCGAACTTCATGCACAGTATTTGAATCTCTGGCCAGCTACTGTCCCAAA TGCTAACTCGTACAACACAAGGACTATTGGAGAATGTCTTTTCCAATTGTTGACTCAAGCACTGAAATATTATCCAAGTAATATTTCGTGGCTCAAATTGATGGCTGATTTGAATTTTG TTTTAGGATTCCACGAAAGTGCTATGAAATATTACCTCGAAGCAACAATGGTTGCGAGCGATTTATTCAGGCAGCCTGTACCACGAACACAGATCGACGACTTGGTCTATCGTCGAATGATCAAGTGCTGTACCCACCTGCAATGTTACACTCAGGCTACAGTACTCTGTCAATTCTTGGATGAAGTAGACTACGCTCTGGCATTCAAGATGATTTCGAGCGATCAGAAAAGTTGTGCAGCAGCAGATGCAATGGACGCTTACTATCATTGCATATGGGACACCACAATTCTCGAATTTCTCATACACTTACATACCAAACGTGGCGAACATCACAGAAAACAACTCGCG ATCAAAGTCATAGGATTATTGGAACTGAATTCTAACAAtaatgaagaaattcaaagagaAGCTGCGAACATTCGTAAGGCAACGTTTCTGAGAGCTCTAGCAAAACAATATGTGTATTGA